GGCCGCCAAGGAACAGCACCAGGAAATCTCGGATCATGCGGCAGAGATCATCGGGCACAAGTCTCAGTTGGAAATGCAGATGAACCGCCTGGTGAAGTCCCAGCAGGATTACCAATCTCAGACCGAGCGCGCACTGGAGCTTGCGGATTCCGCCGAGGACCCGCAGAAGGCGAACGAGTACAACCAAGCCGCTGAGGTAGTGGCCTCTCAGCTCGTTGCGGTGGAACAGGAACTGGAAGACGTCAAGCAGCAGTACGCGGCGGCGGAGCAGGCGGCTGAACAGGCCAAGAACCAGCAAAAACAATCCGAGGCTCGCCTGAAGGAGCAGTTGGCCCAGGTGAGCCAGCTAGAAGCGCAGGCGGATCAGGCTGCTATGCAGGAGAAGAACGCGGAAGCGCTCGATTCCATGAACGAGCTCAAGCCCGATGATTCCGTGCCGAGCCTGGATTCCGTCCGCTCCAAGATCGAAAAGCGCTACGCCGATGCCCTTGGTGCACAAGAATTGCAGCAAGCAACCGGCGGCGACCGCATGAGTGAGATTCAAGCGGCCGGCAACGACATGAAGGCCAGCGCGCGGCTGGATGCGCTGCGCGCCGATATGGCCAAGAAGAAGGAAATCGAATCCGGGGATTAATTCTCGCGGCGGATATTAATAAGCACGCCGCGAATCCCTGAGTGGAACCCATCGCGCAAGTTCACGCGCTGGGTTTCCGTCAGCGTGTATTCATGCAGGGTTTCGCAGGCGAACTGTAGCAGCGGGCGGTCGATCTCCGGTGGCAATCCGCCGCCAGACAGTAAGTGGGCTTGGTCGCGCTGCTCTGAGTTGGCGGCATTATCAAACCACCACGATGCGTATTGCTGGCCTACATCGAATGGGGACTGGAACCCAGCAGAGCTCCAGACCTCTTCTGGCAGCGGGACGTACTTCGAGCGCAGCTTGCGCCGCGGTGCCATCATTGACGGTTTCGGCGCAGGCTTTGGTGCTGCTTGATCGGTAGCCTCGGCCTCTTCGGCAGGGCCCTTCTCCGCTTCTGCAGAGGGCTTTTCCTGCTCTTGTGGGGCTGGGGTTGCGGCCTGCTGTGCGCTTTGGGGCGGCGCAGGCTTTGGGGCGGGCGCCGGCGTGGGCTTTTCCGGGGTGCCGAATGCGGTTTCCACCTCGGAGGGCTCCTCGCACTCGTCGCAGTGCTCGGTGCCTGGAAGCTCCTCTTCTGCTCCCTCTGCCTTCTGCGCCGTATCGCGCACCACCGGGGGAAGCGGGCCTTCGAGGACCTGTAGCTCCATGGAATCCGCGAAGTCCTCGCGCGGATCCAAGATGGTGGTGGAATCACACGTATGGCGCAGCGCTGCGGACATGGAATCCCAGCCAAAGCCGTACAGGTGCACGCGGATGCCATTGTCCACGGCGGTCTGCGCGCCGGGGATCATGTCAGCATCGCCGCTGACCAGAAC
This is a stretch of genomic DNA from Corynebacterium accolens. It encodes these proteins:
- a CDS encoding PspA/IM30 family protein; amino-acid sequence: MANPFSKGWKYVMSSLDQKIDENADPKVQIQQAVKAAKEQHQEISDHAAEIIGHKSQLEMQMNRLVKSQQDYQSQTERALELADSAEDPQKANEYNQAAEVVASQLVAVEQELEDVKQQYAAAEQAAEQAKNQQKQSEARLKEQLAQVSQLEAQADQAAMQEKNAEALDSMNELKPDDSVPSLDSVRSKIEKRYADALGAQELQQATGGDRMSEIQAAGNDMKASARLDALRADMAKKKEIESGD
- a CDS encoding NYN domain-containing protein, with translation MLERTLVFVDTSYLLASFYNSWETGARAQLEIDLPEVVSTMGGMIEEQLGNPIQRQYWYDGIPDTGPHRYQRALRTCEGVQLRTGQLIEWGERRTQKGVDTRLVADMVMAAMKNQFTDFVLVSGDADMIPGAQTAVDNGIRVHLYGFGWDSMSAALRHTCDSTTILDPREDFADSMELQVLEGPLPPVVRDTAQKAEGAEEELPGTEHCDECEEPSEVETAFGTPEKPTPAPAPKPAPPQSAQQAATPAPQEQEKPSAEAEKGPAEEAEATDQAAPKPAPKPSMMAPRRKLRSKYVPLPEEVWSSAGFQSPFDVGQQYASWWFDNAANSEQRDQAHLLSGGGLPPEIDRPLLQFACETLHEYTLTETQRVNLRDGFHSGIRGVLINIRREN